A genomic segment from Sulfitobacter mediterraneus encodes:
- the gluQRS gene encoding tRNA glutamyl-Q(34) synthetase GluQRS: MFRTRFAPSPTGPLHLGHAFSALLAHDMAVQHGGEFLLRIEDIDRSRARPEWENQIYEDLTWLGLSWSKPVMRQSERLQIYKHTLQTLWDRKLIYACHCSRKDIAAAVAAPQEGADPLIGPDGLVYPGTCRPDNSEDRPDTIPTDAALRLDMARAVAGQEAFMFEETGNGPSGAHGRITFTADQMIHEIGDIVLARRDMGTSYHLSVVLDDAAQEITHVVRGQDLFDATKIHVVLQHLLNLPQPIYHHHDLVRDEHGKRLAKRDDARAISLYRSEGLSRQEIRSLAMP; encoded by the coding sequence ATGTTTCGCACCAGATTTGCGCCGTCACCAACCGGCCCGCTGCACCTTGGACATGCTTTTTCTGCTCTGCTCGCCCATGACATGGCGGTGCAGCATGGGGGGGAATTCCTGCTGCGGATCGAGGATATTGATCGGTCCCGCGCAAGGCCGGAATGGGAAAACCAGATCTATGAGGATCTGACCTGGTTGGGGCTAAGCTGGTCAAAACCGGTCATGCGGCAATCGGAACGTTTGCAAATTTACAAACACACTTTGCAAACTCTTTGGGATCGCAAACTGATCTATGCGTGTCATTGCAGCCGCAAAGACATCGCTGCGGCGGTTGCGGCACCGCAAGAAGGTGCCGACCCTTTGATCGGGCCGGACGGCCTTGTCTATCCGGGCACCTGCCGCCCGGACAATTCGGAAGACCGGCCCGATACGATACCTACAGATGCGGCGCTGCGTCTTGATATGGCCCGCGCTGTTGCGGGCCAAGAGGCCTTTATGTTTGAGGAAACCGGCAATGGTCCGTCGGGAGCGCATGGGCGTATCACCTTCACCGCCGATCAAATGATCCACGAGATTGGCGATATCGTCTTGGCGCGGCGCGATATGGGGACCTCTTATCACCTGTCCGTCGTGCTTGATGATGCGGCGCAAGAGATCACTCACGTTGTGCGCGGGCAGGATCTGTTCGATGCAACCAAGATCCATGTGGTCCTGCAACATCTTTTGAACCTGCCACAGCCAATCTATCATCATCATGATCTCGTCAGGGATGAACACGGCAAGCGGTTGGCAAAACGGGATGATGCGCGGGCAATTTCGCTGTATCGGTCAGAAGGGCTTTCCCGTCAGGAAATTCGTTCTTTGGCAATGCCTTAA
- the ctrA gene encoding response regulator transcription factor CtrA produces MRVLLVEDDPTTSRSIELMLTHANLNVYATDLGEEGIDLAKLYDYDLILLDLDLPDMNGHEVLRQLRLSRIETPILILSGSDDTESKIKGFGFGADDYLTKPFHREELVARIHAIIRRSKGHSQSVIKTGQIAVNLDAKTVSVDDATVHLTGKEYQMLELLSLRKGTTLTKEMFLNHLYGGMDEPELKIIDVFICKLRKKLSLATGGENYIETVWGRGYVLRDPEPASMDIAATG; encoded by the coding sequence ATGCGCGTATTGCTTGTTGAAGATGATCCAACGACCTCTCGAAGCATTGAATTGATGCTGACCCATGCAAACCTGAATGTCTATGCGACCGATCTGGGGGAGGAAGGCATCGATCTGGCCAAGCTGTATGATTATGATTTGATCTTACTGGATCTCGATTTGCCGGATATGAACGGCCATGAGGTGCTGCGCCAGCTTCGGCTCAGCCGGATTGAGACGCCCATTCTGATTCTGTCAGGGTCCGACGATACGGAAAGCAAGATCAAGGGTTTCGGTTTTGGGGCAGACGATTATCTGACAAAACCCTTCCACCGCGAAGAGCTTGTTGCCCGTATCCATGCGATCATTCGCCGGTCCAAAGGGCATTCGCAATCGGTGATCAAAACCGGGCAGATTGCCGTCAATCTGGATGCCAAGACGGTGAGCGTGGATGACGCCACGGTGCACCTGACCGGAAAAGAATATCAAATGCTCGAACTGTTATCCTTGCGCAAAGGCACGACGCTGACCAAAGAGATGTTCCTGAACCACCTTTATGGCGGGATGGATGAGCCTGAGCTGAAGATCATTGATGTTTTCATCTGCAAACTGCGCAAAAAGCTCAGCTTGGCGACGGGTGGCGAAAATTACATCGAAACGGTTTGGGGGCGCGGCTATGTCCTGCGCGATCCGGAACCGGCAAGCATGGACATTGCTGCCACCGGATAA
- a CDS encoding methyl-accepting chemotaxis protein codes for MTAQIPIDATGRMDKLAKAAAALGFEIVDIAGFLDLADNHAKHQRSALDALGASAKEVTSVNDEMGTLVDALTVTSDQALSDVKTSVTLVRDVGDRTRNVAGWVKSVRDRTGSVGDTLNAVKANNSEIAVIAAQVNTLAINAKIEAARAGDAGRGFAVVADAINDLSQKTSVAATQISQNIENLTSWISDLGREAKNAADNATDVLGKSEETDTALRRMEATIESEHAQTQKISSRTQRVKDAMQRLSPAVREIDSTVREATTGIAKTNTRMLNLIETSEQIVQHSAALGGASIDAPFISFVQKTAREVSLAFDQALSDGTIAMEQLFDRNYRSIPNTNPEQVLTQATDFLDQLLPDFQEPAFKFDRRVVFCAAVDTNGYLPTHNLKFSHPQGDDPVWNTANCRNRRIFDDRVGLKAGRNTENFLLQVYRRDMGGGEFKLMKDLSAPIYAAGRHWGGLRLAYGY; via the coding sequence ATGACCGCGCAAATCCCCATTGATGCCACCGGGCGGATGGACAAGCTGGCCAAGGCCGCGGCGGCGCTTGGCTTTGAGATTGTCGATATCGCGGGATTTCTGGATCTTGCGGACAATCATGCCAAACACCAACGGTCGGCCCTTGATGCCCTGGGGGCCAGCGCCAAAGAAGTGACCAGCGTCAATGACGAAATGGGCACCTTGGTGGACGCGCTGACTGTCACATCGGATCAGGCGTTGAGCGACGTAAAGACCTCCGTCACCTTGGTACGCGATGTCGGGGACCGCACCCGCAACGTGGCCGGTTGGGTCAAATCCGTGCGGGATCGCACCGGGTCTGTGGGCGACACCCTGAACGCGGTCAAGGCCAATAACAGCGAGATTGCCGTGATTGCCGCGCAGGTCAACACATTGGCGATCAACGCAAAGATCGAGGCAGCGCGGGCCGGCGACGCCGGGCGCGGATTTGCCGTGGTGGCCGATGCGATCAACGATCTGTCACAAAAAACCAGCGTCGCCGCGACCCAGATTTCGCAAAACATCGAGAATCTGACAAGCTGGATCTCAGACCTTGGCAGGGAAGCCAAAAATGCCGCGGACAATGCCACCGATGTGCTGGGCAAATCCGAAGAAACCGACACTGCGCTCCGCCGGATGGAAGCCACCATCGAAAGCGAACATGCCCAGACCCAGAAGATTTCGTCGCGCACACAGAGGGTCAAGGACGCCATGCAACGGCTCAGCCCGGCGGTGCGCGAGATTGACAGCACCGTGCGCGAGGCGACCACCGGCATTGCCAAGACCAACACCCGTATGCTGAACCTGATTGAAACGTCAGAGCAGATTGTCCAGCATTCTGCCGCGCTTGGCGGTGCGTCGATTGATGCGCCCTTCATCAGCTTTGTTCAAAAAACCGCCCGCGAGGTGTCGCTGGCCTTTGATCAAGCCTTGTCCGACGGCACAATCGCCATGGAACAATTGTTTGACCGGAACTACAGGTCCATACCCAATACAAATCCCGAACAGGTCTTAACCCAGGCCACTGATTTTCTGGATCAATTGCTGCCGGATTTTCAGGAGCCCGCTTTCAAATTCGATCGTAGGGTCGTGTTTTGCGCCGCCGTTGACACCAACGGCTATCTGCCCACGCACAACCTGAAATTCTCGCACCCGCAGGGCGACGATCCGGTGTGGAATACCGCCAATTGCCGGAACCGGCGGATCTTTGATGATCGTGTGGGCCTAAAGGCCGGCCGCAACACCGAGAATTTCCTTTTGCAGGTGTACCGCCGTGACATGGGCGGCGGGGAATTCAAATTGATGAAAGACCTGTCCGCGCCGATCTATGCCGCGGGGCGTCATTGGGGCGGTCTGCGATTGGCCTATGGCTATTGA
- a CDS encoding DUF1153 domain-containing protein — protein sequence MFLKKVDGPRSVTLADGTVMSQADLPPAQTRRWVASRKAAVVRGVLYGLITQAEALRRYQISEEEFVEWVRAVTDHGEAALKATTVQKYRQL from the coding sequence ATGTTTCTCAAGAAAGTGGATGGGCCCAGATCCGTGACCCTTGCGGATGGCACGGTGATGAGCCAGGCGGATCTTCCGCCGGCGCAGACCCGGCGCTGGGTGGCATCACGCAAGGCGGCGGTGGTGCGCGGGGTTTTGTATGGTTTGATCACGCAAGCCGAAGCGTTGCGCCGTTATCAGATCAGTGAAGAGGAATTTGTTGAATGGGTGCGCGCGGTTACAGATCATGGTGAGGCGGCGCTCAAGGCGACTACGGTACAAAAATATAGACAACTTTAA
- the hisI gene encoding phosphoribosyl-AMP cyclohydrolase: MTFDPETLKFNEAGLLPVIAQDADSLEVLMLAWMNAQSIQRTLDSGNVTYWSRSRQEYWVKGATSGHHQELIDLRYDCDRDCILALVRQTGPACHTGRRSCFYTAVRDGAEVELSKPL, translated from the coding sequence ATGACCTTTGATCCCGAGACTTTGAAATTCAACGAGGCTGGATTGCTGCCGGTGATTGCGCAGGACGCCGACAGCCTTGAGGTCCTGATGCTGGCCTGGATGAACGCGCAGAGCATTCAGCGCACTCTGGACAGTGGAAACGTCACCTATTGGAGCCGGTCGCGGCAGGAATATTGGGTCAAGGGCGCGACCAGTGGCCATCATCAGGAATTGATCGATCTGCGTTATGATTGTGACCGCGACTGCATCCTGGCTCTGGTCCGGCAAACCGGCCCGGCCTGTCACACCGGACGGCGCAGCTGTTTCTACACGGCCGTCCGTGATGGTGCAGAGGTTGAGTTGTCAAAGCCGCTGTAA
- the mnmA gene encoding tRNA 2-thiouridine(34) synthase MnmA — protein sequence MPLDQTPPLNSLGFAKAPADTRVVVAMSGGVDSSVVAAMLAEEGYDVVGVTLQLYDHGAALAKKGACCAGIDIHDARRVAEDMGFPHYVLDYENIFQDAVIDEFADSYLAGATPVPCIRCNERVKFKDLLETAKDLEADCMATGHYIQRKMGPDGPELHSAADASRDQSYFLFSTTPEQLDFLRFPLGHLPSKDDTRALAAKYGLSVAMKPDSQDICFVPNGDYASVIRKLRPEAADPGNIVDLDGNVLAKHEGVIHYTIGQRRGLGIGGLADPLYVVKLDADRKEVVVGPKSMLATRRVPVREINWLGDMPLTSQKEWPIAVRVRSTRPPRDAILRPITDTTAEVELLSAEEGISPGQACVFYDPNSSRIFGGGWIHKG from the coding sequence ATGCCCCTTGACCAGACCCCGCCGCTCAATTCCTTGGGCTTTGCCAAAGCGCCCGCCGACACGCGGGTGGTTGTCGCAATGTCCGGCGGTGTGGACAGCTCCGTTGTGGCCGCGATGCTGGCCGAAGAAGGCTATGACGTGGTTGGCGTGACCCTGCAGCTTTATGACCACGGCGCGGCATTGGCCAAGAAAGGCGCCTGTTGCGCCGGGATCGACATTCACGACGCCCGCCGCGTGGCCGAAGACATGGGTTTTCCCCATTATGTGCTGGATTACGAAAACATCTTTCAGGATGCCGTGATCGACGAATTTGCCGACAGCTATCTTGCCGGGGCAACCCCTGTGCCCTGCATCCGTTGCAACGAGCGGGTCAAATTCAAAGATCTGCTGGAAACCGCCAAAGACCTCGAAGCGGACTGTATGGCGACGGGCCACTACATCCAGCGCAAGATGGGCCCGGACGGGCCGGAGCTGCACAGCGCTGCTGATGCCAGCCGCGATCAAAGCTATTTTCTGTTCTCCACCACCCCGGAGCAGCTCGACTTCCTGCGCTTCCCGCTGGGCCATCTGCCGTCCAAGGACGACACCCGCGCCCTGGCCGCCAAATACGGGCTCAGCGTGGCGATGAAACCGGACAGCCAGGACATCTGCTTTGTGCCCAATGGCGATTACGCCTCGGTGATCCGCAAACTGCGCCCCGAAGCGGCCGATCCGGGCAATATCGTTGATCTGGACGGCAATGTGCTGGCAAAGCACGAGGGTGTGATCCACTACACAATCGGCCAGCGCCGCGGGCTTGGCATCGGCGGACTGGCCGATCCGCTTTATGTGGTCAAACTGGACGCCGACCGCAAGGAAGTGGTGGTTGGCCCCAAATCCATGCTCGCCACACGCCGCGTGCCGGTGCGCGAGATCAACTGGCTGGGCGACATGCCCCTGACCTCCCAGAAAGAATGGCCCATCGCGGTCCGGGTGCGATCCACCCGCCCGCCACGCGACGCAATCCTGCGCCCGATCACAGACACCACCGCGGAGGTGGAACTGCTCAGCGCCGAGGAAGGCATCTCTCCCGGTCAGGCTTGTGTGTTCTATGACCCGAACAGCAGCCGCATCTTTGGTGGGGGCTGGATCCACAAAGGCTAG
- the lpxB gene encoding lipid-A-disaccharide synthase yields MKVFILAGEPSGDKLGGALMAGLKELRPDVQFDGIGGPEMMAQGLVSRFDMTELSVMGLAEILPKYRALMARINETAQAVIDTAPDVLITIDSPDFSLRVARRVKAKSSIRTVHYVAPSVWAWRPGRAEKMARWVDHVLALLPFEPPFMEAAGMACDFVGHPVVAEPVAQSDEIAAFRASMDLADAPLALILPGSRRSEVSRLLPIFQQVAARLVRARPDLRIVVPAAGPVASDVRRAMRTWEGRPIVLDPTEMELSAAQAQKRAAFAAADVAVAASGTVSLELAAATTPMVIAYDMNWLSRQIIGRMVKIDTVTLVNLVSETRAVPEFIGANCRPGPIAEAALKVLDDPQMQLDAMALTMQRLGQGGAAPGLRAAQAVLDRLP; encoded by the coding sequence GTGAAGGTCTTTATCCTTGCCGGGGAGCCGTCTGGCGACAAGCTGGGCGGGGCCTTGATGGCAGGGTTAAAGGAGCTGCGCCCGGACGTGCAGTTCGACGGGATCGGCGGGCCGGAGATGATGGCCCAGGGGTTGGTCAGTCGTTTCGATATGACCGAATTGAGCGTCATGGGGCTGGCAGAGATCCTGCCGAAGTACCGGGCTTTGATGGCGCGGATAAACGAGACCGCGCAGGCGGTGATCGACACCGCACCCGATGTTTTGATCACTATCGACAGCCCCGATTTCTCGCTGCGGGTGGCGCGTCGGGTTAAGGCCAAAAGCAGCATCAGAACAGTGCATTACGTGGCGCCATCGGTTTGGGCGTGGCGTCCGGGACGGGCAGAGAAAATGGCCCGTTGGGTCGATCATGTTTTAGCGCTTTTGCCCTTTGAGCCCCCCTTCATGGAAGCGGCAGGCATGGCCTGTGATTTTGTCGGACATCCGGTGGTTGCGGAACCTGTGGCCCAGTCCGATGAAATTGCTGCGTTTCGGGCATCGATGGATCTGGCGGATGCGCCGCTTGCACTGATCCTGCCCGGATCGCGGCGCAGCGAGGTGAGCCGTTTGCTGCCGATCTTCCAACAGGTTGCCGCCCGATTGGTGCGGGCGCGGCCGGATCTGCGCATCGTGGTGCCCGCAGCCGGGCCGGTTGCTTCAGATGTGCGCCGGGCCATGCGCACCTGGGAAGGGCGACCGATCGTTCTGGACCCCACGGAGATGGAACTCAGCGCAGCGCAGGCGCAAAAACGGGCCGCCTTTGCCGCCGCCGATGTGGCGGTCGCGGCCTCTGGCACCGTTTCGCTGGAACTGGCGGCGGCGACCACACCCATGGTGATCGCCTATGACATGAATTGGCTCAGCCGCCAGATCATTGGCCGGATGGTCAAGATCGACACGGTGACACTGGTCAATCTGGTGTCGGAAACCCGTGCGGTGCCGGAGTTTATTGGCGCAAATTGCCGACCCGGACCCATTGCCGAGGCAGCGTTGAAGGTTTTGGATGACCCGCAAATGCAACTGGATGCGATGGCCCTGACGATGCAGCGTTTGGGGCAGGGCGGTGCAGCGCCAGGACTGCGCGCGGCGCAGGCTGTTTTAGACCGGTTGCCGTAA
- a CDS encoding iron-sulfur cluster assembly scaffold protein: MSGETDLIKLYSARILALAAEIPHLGRLEDADATVKRRSPLCGSTVTVDVVVKDGVLTSLGQDVKACALGQAAAAVTGAAAPGQTLGVIEKGRDQLHAMLKGSGRVPDAPFDGFEVLIPAVDYKNRHASIMLAIEAIAEAMRKADGVEKISKL, from the coding sequence ATGTCCGGCGAGACCGATCTGATCAAATTGTACTCCGCGCGTATTCTGGCGCTGGCCGCAGAGATCCCGCATCTGGGCCGATTGGAGGATGCCGATGCGACGGTCAAACGCCGCTCGCCCTTGTGCGGATCGACGGTAACGGTGGATGTTGTGGTGAAGGACGGCGTGCTCACATCCCTCGGACAGGATGTGAAGGCCTGTGCACTGGGTCAGGCAGCCGCTGCTGTGACGGGGGCGGCTGCGCCCGGTCAAACGCTTGGTGTGATCGAAAAGGGCCGTGACCAGCTGCATGCGATGCTCAAAGGGTCCGGTCGTGTACCGGATGCGCCCTTTGACGGGTTTGAGGTGCTGATCCCCGCTGTGGATTACAAGAACCGCCATGCTTCGATCATGTTGGCGATTGAAGCCATCGCCGAGGCCATGCGCAAAGCCGATGGCGTGGAAAAAATTAGCAAATTGTAA
- the recG gene encoding ATP-dependent DNA helicase RecG: MSTRPEPLFPLFAGLETLDGVGPKTAQHFAQLGVAAPRDLLFTLPYSGIDRALSVTVKDALLPATLTVAITVGAHRPSRNRNGAYRIHVEDAQTSFQLVYFHARGDYLARQLPEGSRRIVSGRVELFDGVAQMVHPDFAVPEDDLSDIPAFEPVYPLTSGITQKLMYKATRAAISRIPEMAEWVDSEQKKAAGWSGFANAVRAAHDPEKLSDLAATAPPRERLAYDELFAHQITLALARQRERRKSGRETHGDGRLQARVLASLPYKPTGAQSRAVEEITTDMASAQRMNRLLQGDVGAGKTLVAFLALLRAVEAGGQGVLMAPTEILARQHLQGLRPMAEEAGVVLEILTGRDKGAERKAKIDALQRGDIQVLVGTHAVFQADVHFRDLRLAVVDEQHRFGVRQRLELGQKGDRADILVMTATPIPRSLALAQYGDMDVSVLDEKPPGRQPIKTALISTEKLDQVIDRLRAAIADGRQCYWVCPLVEESEASDLIAAEERFKRLRAALGEGVAGLVHGQMPAAEKDAAMRAFQEGKTKVLVATTVIEVGVDVPNATIMVVERAEIFGLAQLHQLRGRVGRGQAASTCLLMYQHPLSETGQRRLEVLRDTEDGFVIAETDLQMRGTGDLIGTAQSGVPRFKVADLERQAGLMATAQSDARKLLNDDPALETERGKAVRMLLWLMRQDEAIRLISVG, translated from the coding sequence ATGAGCACCCGGCCGGAGCCACTTTTCCCGCTTTTTGCCGGCCTTGAAACCCTTGACGGGGTCGGGCCGAAGACTGCGCAGCATTTTGCACAACTTGGTGTCGCTGCACCCCGTGACCTGTTGTTTACATTGCCCTATTCAGGCATCGATCGCGCCCTTTCCGTCACCGTCAAAGATGCCCTTTTGCCGGCAACTCTGACGGTTGCGATCACCGTTGGGGCCCATCGTCCGTCACGCAATCGCAATGGTGCTTACCGGATTCACGTAGAGGATGCACAAACCAGTTTCCAATTGGTGTATTTTCATGCGCGGGGTGATTATTTGGCACGGCAACTGCCGGAGGGGTCTCGGCGGATCGTGTCAGGCCGGGTGGAACTGTTCGACGGTGTCGCCCAAATGGTCCATCCGGATTTTGCTGTGCCGGAAGATGACCTAAGCGACATTCCAGCGTTTGAGCCGGTCTATCCGCTGACCAGCGGGATCACGCAAAAACTGATGTACAAGGCCACCCGCGCCGCGATCAGCCGGATACCGGAAATGGCGGAGTGGGTTGATTCAGAACAGAAAAAGGCGGCAGGTTGGTCGGGCTTCGCGAATGCTGTCCGTGCGGCGCATGATCCGGAAAAACTATCTGATCTGGCCGCAACCGCGCCCCCGCGTGAACGGCTGGCCTATGATGAGCTTTTCGCCCACCAGATTACGCTGGCCCTCGCACGCCAACGGGAGCGGCGCAAATCGGGGCGCGAAACCCATGGAGATGGCCGGTTGCAAGCGCGGGTTCTGGCGTCACTGCCCTACAAGCCGACGGGGGCGCAAAGCCGTGCCGTCGAGGAAATCACAACCGACATGGCCAGTGCCCAACGGATGAACCGGTTGTTGCAAGGGGATGTGGGTGCGGGCAAGACGCTGGTTGCGTTCTTGGCTTTGTTACGCGCGGTTGAGGCAGGCGGGCAGGGCGTTTTGATGGCGCCAACCGAGATTCTGGCCCGCCAACATTTGCAAGGCCTGCGGCCTATGGCCGAAGAGGCCGGTGTGGTTCTCGAAATTCTCACTGGGCGCGACAAGGGAGCGGAAAGAAAAGCCAAAATCGACGCGCTGCAGCGCGGGGATATTCAGGTTTTGGTTGGCACCCATGCGGTGTTTCAGGCCGATGTGCATTTTCGCGATCTGCGGTTGGCCGTGGTGGACGAACAGCACCGGTTTGGCGTTCGGCAGCGGTTAGAGCTTGGCCAGAAGGGGGACAGGGCGGATATTCTGGTGATGACGGCGACGCCGATCCCCCGCAGTCTGGCGCTGGCGCAATATGGCGATATGGATGTTTCGGTGCTGGACGAAAAACCGCCGGGCCGCCAGCCGATCAAGACCGCTTTGATCAGCACGGAAAAGCTTGATCAGGTGATTGACCGCCTGCGTGCCGCGATTGCGGACGGGCGACAATGCTATTGGGTTTGTCCATTGGTTGAAGAGAGCGAGGCCAGCGATCTCATCGCCGCTGAAGAGCGTTTCAAACGCCTGCGTGCGGCCTTGGGCGAAGGGGTGGCGGGGTTGGTCCATGGTCAAATGCCCGCCGCCGAGAAAGACGCGGCGATGCGGGCTTTTCAAGAGGGAAAGACCAAGGTTCTGGTGGCCACCACCGTCATCGAGGTGGGGGTCGATGTGCCAAACGCGACCATCATGGTGGTGGAACGGGCCGAAATATTTGGCCTTGCGCAATTGCATCAGTTGCGCGGTCGGGTGGGGCGCGGGCAGGCGGCATCGACCTGCCTTTTGATGTATCAACACCCCCTGTCCGAGACCGGTCAGCGCCGGCTTGAAGTGCTGCGCGATACTGAAGACGGCTTTGTGATTGCCGAGACTGATCTGCAAATGCGGGGCACAGGCGATTTGATCGGGACGGCGCAATCCGGGGTGCCACGGTTCAAGGTCGCAGACCTTGAAAGGCAGGCGGGCTTGATGGCAACCGCGCAATCAGATGCCCGAAAATTGCTGAACGATGATCCCGCACTGGAGACGGAACGTGGCAAAGCGGTCCGGATGCTTTTATGGCTCATGCGGCAGGATGAAGCTATTCGTTTGATTTCAGTTGGTTAA
- the ligA gene encoding NAD-dependent DNA ligase LigA, producing the protein MTSEIAVDALSKTQAEAELARLAQILLAANNAYHGADDPDISDAEYDRLKRRNSAIELRFPELKRDDSPTEQVGAAPAAGFSKVAHEVAMLSLSNAFDAEDVREFDGRIRKYLGLAADAPLRYTAEPKIDGLSLSLRYENGVLVQAATRGDGETGENVTANAKTIADVPHQIETDLSVLEVRGEVYMSHADFDALNHRQQDKGDKTFANPRNAAAGSLRQLDTEITRSRPLRFFAYAWGALSHPLADTQMGAIERLSEFGFSTNPLTTLCDGPQQMLDHYAKIETQRATLGYDIDGVVYKVNDLALQGRLGFRSTTPRWAIAHKFPAELAWTRLDGIDIQVGRTGALSPVARLHPVTVGGAVVSNATLHNEDYIKGFDSKGAEIRQGKDIRVGDWVQVYRAGDVIPKVADVDLSKREADAAPYAFPHICPECGSEAVREPGDAVRRCTGGLICPAQAVEKLKHFVSRGAFDIDGLGAKQIEQFYADGWIAEPADIFTLRKRFGEGLQQLKNREGWGEKSAANLFDAIDDKRNIPLGRLIFALGIRHVGEAASNLFALHYGTWEAFESAVVAAADPDSNAWADLIGVDGVGTVMAGSLVSAFAQEAERASIDRLVAHLSVKPAQRADTSGSPVAGKTVVFTGTLEKMTRAEAKARAERLGAKVSGSVSAKTDILVAGPGAGSKAKKAAELGIETLDEDGWLSLIEGA; encoded by the coding sequence GTGACATCCGAAATAGCGGTTGATGCGCTAAGCAAAACCCAGGCTGAGGCGGAGCTGGCCCGTCTGGCGCAGATCCTGTTGGCTGCGAATAATGCCTACCATGGCGCAGATGACCCTGACATTTCGGATGCAGAATATGACAGGCTCAAGCGCCGCAACTCTGCAATTGAGCTTCGTTTCCCCGAGTTGAAACGGGATGACAGCCCAACCGAACAAGTGGGGGCCGCGCCCGCCGCAGGGTTTTCCAAAGTTGCCCATGAAGTGGCGATGCTGTCCTTGTCCAACGCTTTTGATGCGGAAGACGTGCGCGAATTTGATGGACGTATTCGCAAGTACCTCGGCCTGGCGGCGGATGCGCCTTTGCGTTACACGGCAGAGCCCAAAATTGATGGTCTGTCCCTTTCCTTGCGCTATGAGAACGGCGTTTTGGTGCAGGCGGCCACCCGCGGTGATGGCGAAACGGGTGAAAACGTCACTGCAAACGCAAAAACCATTGCCGATGTGCCACACCAGATCGAGACCGATCTGTCGGTTCTTGAGGTGCGCGGCGAGGTTTATATGAGCCATGCCGATTTTGATGCCCTCAACCACAGACAACAAGACAAAGGCGACAAGACCTTTGCCAACCCCCGAAACGCCGCGGCCGGATCGCTGCGGCAATTGGACACCGAAATCACCAGATCGCGCCCATTGAGGTTTTTTGCCTATGCTTGGGGCGCTTTGTCTCATCCTCTGGCCGATACGCAAATGGGGGCGATTGAACGGTTGAGTGAATTTGGGTTTTCGACAAACCCGCTCACCACTTTGTGCGATGGGCCGCAACAGATGCTGGACCACTATGCCAAGATCGAGACCCAGCGCGCAACGCTTGGCTATGACATTGATGGTGTCGTTTATAAAGTGAACGATCTGGCGCTTCAGGGCAGGCTTGGATTTCGCTCAACCACGCCGCGTTGGGCCATTGCGCATAAATTCCCGGCAGAGCTGGCCTGGACCCGCCTGGACGGTATCGATATTCAAGTTGGCCGCACAGGTGCATTGTCGCCCGTCGCGCGCTTGCATCCGGTGACAGTGGGCGGCGCTGTTGTGTCAAACGCGACCCTGCACAACGAGGACTACATCAAAGGGTTTGACAGCAAGGGCGCAGAAATTCGCCAGGGCAAGGACATCCGGGTAGGCGATTGGGTACAGGTTTACCGTGCGGGCGATGTGATCCCGAAAGTTGCCGATGTAGATCTGAGCAAACGGGAGGCGGACGCCGCACCCTATGCGTTCCCGCACATCTGCCCCGAATGTGGATCAGAAGCCGTCAGGGAGCCGGGAGATGCTGTGCGCCGCTGTACAGGTGGATTGATTTGCCCGGCGCAAGCTGTTGAAAAATTGAAACATTTTGTATCACGCGGTGCCTTCGACATCGACGGTCTTGGTGCAAAACAGATCGAACAATTCTACGCCGATGGCTGGATCGCGGAACCTGCGGATATATTCACACTGAGAAAGCGCTTCGGCGAGGGGCTGCAACAGCTCAAAAACCGTGAAGGTTGGGGAGAAAAATCCGCTGCCAATCTCTTTGACGCGATTGACGACAAACGAAATATCCCGCTGGGACGGTTAATCTTTGCCCTTGGCATTCGCCATGTCGGAGAGGCAGCCTCGAACCTCTTCGCGCTGCATTACGGCACCTGGGAGGCCTTCGAAAGCGCTGTGGTGGCTGCGGCGGATCCGGACAGCAATGCCTGGGCCGACCTCATCGGCGTGGATGGCGTGGGCACCGTCATGGCCGGATCGTTGGTCAGCGCCTTTGCCCAAGAGGCCGAACGCGCGTCCATTGATCGGCTTGTGGCGCATCTTTCGGTCAAACCGGCGCAGCGGGCCGACACCAGCGGCAGCCCGGTTGCCGGAAAAACTGTGGTTTTCACCGGAACACTGGAAAAAATGACCCGCGCTGAGGCCAAAGCCCGTGCCGAACGGCTTGGTGCTAAGGTGTCCGGATCCGTCAGTGCCAAGACAGATATCCTTGTCGCGGGCCCGGGCGCAGGATCCAAAGCCAAAAAGGCGGCGGAACTTGGGATAGAAACCTTGGACGAGGACGGCTGGCTGTCCCTGATCGAGGGCGCATGA